Part of the Mangifera indica cultivar Alphonso chromosome 4, CATAS_Mindica_2.1, whole genome shotgun sequence genome, AATATGTATTCGATATAATTTATGTAGTTATATTTTAACAAGATTTTCAAAGACATTTCCATGGTTGAGAAGaaataagataatttgattttcttctaGGTGTTATATACTAAAATGCAAAACTTCTCTACCATCAAGTGGTATTATTTAGGCTGATGAAACATAATATTCTTTTCGTTTCTGAGCTGCCCTTGTGAAATTTTTATAGGCCTTGTACTTAGAGATTTAATACATTGCTTTTGAgtaattaatctaattaaatattgtcAGGTCTCATGAGGACATGTCTGCAAAGATGATAGACTACATTGTTGATGAGCACAATATTGAGATTGATTCTGAAAGCATCAAGAGAGTAAAGGTTACATTACTTAAccttctattttcttctttcacttTTCTCTCGATAAACTCATACTCATAAGCACCCCTCTATCCATTGGAGTTCCATCATGATACAGAAGATGAAAGTTGcagaattttatattatgttttgggATATTTATGTTACGAGCATGTTGCTCCAAGAATACCTAGCTGGCAGACAGTCTTATTTGGAATgattttcttatcatttttgcATCCTAGCTATCATGCCCTTAGACATGGCCAATGTATGCTTTCGTATGTTTGTCAAAATGTTGATATCCTCTCATGTTAGCATCTTTTGGTTACAATGACTTCTGAAGGTTTTTTATCCAAGCATTCTATGCACACATGAATAAGAATTTGCATGTAGAAATATGGACtctgatatatatttgatttcttaACAGGAAATGATTGTTGCTAGCCATACTTCTGACAGGGTAATTCATCTAATTGTCCAACCTTTTTAACTTGGCTTATGCTAGTAGTTCTAAATTCTTATCCTTTGATGTATGTAGAGTACAAAGGAAAAGCAGtttttatatgatattgttGCAAATGGTCGAAATGGAATTGATGTGGACAAGTGAGGCCACTAATTTTTCTCATCTCTTTGTGATAATTATTTTGATAGATCCACATGGTTTTGACTACAGAAAGTCATTGCACTTCATTTGTTTATAGGTTTGATTACATTGTACGTGATTCCCGGGCTTGTGGTCTTGGCTGCAATTTTCAGTTTGAAAGGTATGTTTCAATTTCTTCTGGAGGTTTAACCTTATGGCAGATACATGATAATGCTCATCCTTcagtttaagttcaaattatCGTGATGTGTGTGAACGTCCAGAGGTTGGAATCAAGCTTTTTGCTTTATTGTCATGCACTGTAAATAAAATCTTTGTacctttttttaatcaatttggcAGGTTAATGGAAAGTATGCGAGTCATGGGTGATGAGATATGTTACCGAGCCAAGGATTGTTAGTATAATTTGAAACATTTTATCTGATTAAAAGTAAGTGTATTATATTACCTAAAATTTGATATTCTGGTCAGATCTTACTGTTCACAAATTATTTTCCACACGTGCTGATTTACATCGGACAGTCTATACACATGCAAAAGTAAAGGTACCTATTTTCAATTGGTTTATCTTTTCTGTCATATGTAGTGGTGGTATGAATGTCAGTAAATTTTTAATCTGCATTTGAATGGTAAATGCAATGTGTTGGACTATATTTCTGGTTTCAGGCGGTAGAACTTATGCTTGTTGATGCTCTGTCAGAAGCAAATCAATATCTTGACATTTCGTCCTCAATTCAACAGCCATCTGAATTTTGGAAGGTTTAGcatgaaataatttaaaatttctttatacTGATTGTGTGAACACTTAACTATTCTTCTCAACGTACAGTTAGATGACTTAATagtgaaaacaattttgattGATCCCCGACAAGAGCTCAAGAAAGCAAGAGATTTAATCCTTCGTATTCGGAGAAGGGAAATATACCAGGTATCTTTGTATTATTGTCGGGACAGTGTATGATGTTAAGTCTTTCATCTGtgtcaataaaaaaaagtaatttatttctttgaagCTTTTCAGCATGCTGTACCGTGGTTTAAATGCGGTATAATCATagcaatttatatgtttttcagTTCTGCAATGAATTTTCAGTTCCAAAGGCCAAGCTAGAGCACTTCAAAGGCATCACTCCACAAGATATTGTTTGTTCTCAGGTGTAGTAGACATACTctgtgtatttatatattttttgcccCATGGAGTCGCGGTATCTCAAAGAGTGATTTGTCAATCAGAAAGCTGGTGGTGTTTCACTAAAAGAAGAAGATGTTGCTGTGAGCAATGTTAGGATTAATTTGACTCGTGGAAGGAAGAACCCCCTTGAAAGGTACATGAGAAAGGAAGACACAAAGTAATCATGATGGAGGACTAGTATTTTTCCTTAAACCTTTTGATCCATATGCTTCTCTGCTAATAGATTTTGACTGTGATCTCTCCTTtgtgtatgtatatttttatgcaGCATCAATTTTTTCAAGGTACACATTCACTTCCTTTCTGCATTACATTCTGTTTGCAGATGACAGTGTAGTTGTTTACAAAATACTATAATAAAATCACCATACTTCAACAAAGAAGGATTACCTGGagtttttttaagtaaaaaaatagtTTCTCAATCCTGAACAGATTGCGTTGACTActgtaaaaaaaattcttcgatgAATGAGACAAATAACTTGCTTTTTTTAAATAGACAGGGAGTTTGACAAATATATGTGAACTAGTGATATTTAGGActgagtttaaaaattaaaaaaacattttgaatcTGAAATAAAGTAgaggtgaaatattaattacaatttggAGATCTGAAtagcttttgttttgtttaatcaGGACTATGATTGCAATGAGAAGTTTCCCATTCAGGATGATCACATCAGTCATTTGCTGCCTGCATGCTACGAAGACATGATTGTGAGGGCATACTCTAAGAAGCCCGAACTGGtttgtgaaaaattattatttaaattatatggttataatatcaatttactTAACATTCTTAACTATTCCCATGAATGAaggaattttaattatcaacaCAGGTGGGAGCCGTTTCTGAGGCCTTTGAGAATCTCCAGTTAAAAATGTTTGGTATGAAAGCACAGGTGCATGATACTCCTGAGAAGAAGAAACGCCGACTATAAATAATTGCTGCAATTCTTTGTCTACCTtgcttaatataaataatatatacagaCTCTATAGTCTATACATATAGAACCATGGACTGtcaaagaaaagtaaaaaagaaaacaaaaaacaatagaAAGTGTATAAATTCAGTGAATGTTAACATGCATATATGTCTGCTAGGGGCTTGTTTGTTACTACATATTCATCTATGTGCATCTATAACATAACATTGATGTCTGGCTTATTTTTCACTTCTTCTCTAAACATGTAGGTGTTGTATGGTCATGAGtatggtttttatttattaaaacatcTTTCTTGGCTTTATTTAACGAGCAAGGGCAATTCTGAAACTACTAGAACCTGCATGTAATTGAACATTTTACCATAATATTAACTTAAAtcagaaaatgattttaaaatgtatttctTCGAAATAAAATGGGAACCGGAATATTGACTAGTAAGTCAAACCAAGAACCACCAGCAAGATTTGGCCGAATGAGTGAGTAGACATGGTGTTAACCCTAAGAAGGGAGAGAAGTTCATCATATTGCGCTTTTGTCAGTCCGGTAATAGGAGATTGGCTTGATGAGTTAGTTGCCTTCATCTTGTAGTTGTTTTGTTTTGCGGCAAAAAACAAATCCTTATCTTCATTTTGGTCCCTCTGCCAATCATTCTTTAGCTTTGCCGTCCAGAAAAAATAGGGGCAGAGAGTCTATTGCTCCTCGGTAACATATTAAGGGGAAGAAATtgtaagaagaagaaaactttgTTTCATTgtgtatattaattaattacccttggTTTAGTATCAGTTTATACATAACAACATCATTtctatagaaaagaaaataaataattacaaactGATTT contains:
- the LOC123214492 gene encoding deoxynucleoside triphosphate triphosphohydrolase SAMHD1 homolog isoform X2 gives rise to the protein MGTTADDQLSYLHTLEPLCDRRFSKHVHDNVHGNIYLDKLSLKFIDTEQFQRLRDLKQLGLAYLVYPGAVHSRFEHSLGVYWLAGAAVWTIKAFHTVKLAGLLHDIGHGPFSHTFEREFLPRVLNGSNWSHEDMSAKMIDYIVDEHNIEIDSESIKRVKEMIVASHTSDRSTKEKQFLYDIVANGRNGIDVDKFDYIVRDSRACGLGCNFQFERLMESMRVMGDEICYRAKDYLTVHKLFSTRADLHRTVYTHAKVKAVELMLVDALSEANQYLDISSSIQQPSEFWKLDDLIVKTILIDPRQELKKARDLILRIRRREIYQFCNEFSVPKAKLEHFKGITPQDIVCSQKAGGVSLKEEDVAVSNVRINLTRGRKNPLESINFFKDYDCNEKFPIQDDHISHLLPACYEDMIVRAYSKKPELVGAVSEAFENLQLKMFGMKAQVHDTPEKKKRRL
- the LOC123214492 gene encoding deoxynucleoside triphosphate triphosphohydrolase SAMHD1 homolog isoform X3, producing MVQPGLAYLVYPGAVHSRFEHSLGVYWLAGAAVWTIKAFHGSEFDIDRADIQTVKLAGLLHDIGHGPFSHTFEREFLPRVLNGSNWSHEDMSAKMIDYIVDEHNIEIDSESIKRVKEMIVASHTSDRSTKEKQFLYDIVANGRNGIDVDKFDYIVRDSRACGLGCNFQFERLMESMRVMGDEICYRAKDYLTVHKLFSTRADLHRTVYTHAKVKAVELMLVDALSEANQYLDISSSIQQPSEFWKLDDLIVKTILIDPRQELKKARDLILRIRRREIYQFCNEFSVPKAKLEHFKGITPQDIVCSQKAGGVSLKEEDVAVSNVRINLTRGRKNPLESINFFKDYDCNEKFPIQDDHISHLLPACYEDMIVRAYSKKPELVGAVSEAFENLQLKMFGMKAQVHDTPEKKKRRL
- the LOC123214492 gene encoding deoxynucleoside triphosphate triphosphohydrolase SAMHD1 homolog isoform X1, with protein sequence MGTTADDQLSYLHTLEPLCDRRFSKHVHDNVHGNIYLDKLSLKFIDTEQFQRLRDLKQLGLAYLVYPGAVHSRFEHSLGVYWLAGAAVWTIKAFHGSEFDIDRADIQTVKLAGLLHDIGHGPFSHTFEREFLPRVLNGSNWSHEDMSAKMIDYIVDEHNIEIDSESIKRVKEMIVASHTSDRSTKEKQFLYDIVANGRNGIDVDKFDYIVRDSRACGLGCNFQFERLMESMRVMGDEICYRAKDYLTVHKLFSTRADLHRTVYTHAKVKAVELMLVDALSEANQYLDISSSIQQPSEFWKLDDLIVKTILIDPRQELKKARDLILRIRRREIYQFCNEFSVPKAKLEHFKGITPQDIVCSQKAGGVSLKEEDVAVSNVRINLTRGRKNPLESINFFKDYDCNEKFPIQDDHISHLLPACYEDMIVRAYSKKPELVGAVSEAFENLQLKMFGMKAQVHDTPEKKKRRL